The DNA sequence TTCAAAGGCTTTTACTGAACCGACACTGGCACTCACGTTGTTCACTACTGAATTTACTGTGCTTTGCAACGCACGATAGCTTTGTTCAAGTGCTTCAGATGAGGCAACATAACTAAATTGCGCTTGTGTCACCTGTGAGTTGATACTGCCGCCTAAATAAATCGGCCAATTGAATTCCAAGCCTATATTGCCGGTGTTAGTTTCGCCGCCATAGTTGGTATCGTAACTATCATTGCCATATTGGTTATTTGTGTAACCGATCCCTGCAGTTAGATTTAAAGTGGGTAAATGGCCACTTTGGGCTAGTTTTATTTGCTGCTGGGCAATCTCTTTGGCAATCCGTTGAGCATTTAGCGTTAGGTTTGCATCGGTGGCTGAATCTAGCCAATAACTGGCATTTTGCTCTAGTTCACTAGGCTGGAAACGTTGGGTATTTAATACCTTTAGTTGCTGGTGTTTAAGGCCGGTTAGTTCGCGTAAGGCTTCGTAGCTATTCGCCAAATTGTTATTGGCTTGAATTTCTTCGGCAAGGGTTCGGTCATACTCAGCTTGTGCTTCATGTACATCGGTGATGGCGGTTAAACCTACATTAAAGCGCTGCTTAGTTTGCTCAAGCTGTCGCTCTACCGCTGTTTTATTGGCGGCGACAAAGTTAAGGTTGTCGTTTGCTCGCAGTACTTTGAAATAGGCCTTACTCACCCTAATGATGAGGCTTTGCTGGTCACTCATATAGAGCGCGTCGGCCCTTGTGGCACTTTTTTCGGTAATGCTTAGGTTGGTCCAATACGATTGCGAATAGAGTGATTGGCTTAAACCGATGTTGGCACTGTTATTAGTGGTGCTGTCGACAAGGCTATTGCTAGTGCTGGTATAATTGATGCCTGCACTAAAGGCTAATTGTGGCAGCAATGCAGCGCGGCTTTCGGTAATTTTCTCAAAGGCGATATCTCGTTGAGCTTTGCTTTGTAAGATCTGTGGATCTTTTTCTTGAGCAAGTTGATATATTTGCAGTAAATCATCTGCTTGTGTAGGCAAGGCCAATGTCGCTAGGCTAAATGATAGCAACAACATATTGGTTCTGTAATTCATTTAATACATCCAGTAAGGGTGTCAAAACACTCAAAGATATTGGGCTAATGGGCATGTGTTAGCGCGTAAACTTAGCAAACAAACGTGTTTGCTAAGCTGATTAAGGTCTAGGTCGCTATGGGTTTAGGTCACTATGGGTTTAGGCACTTTAATTCTAAAGACTAAGGTGTAGATAACCGGCAGTACTACCAGCGTTAATACCGTGGCAAAACCTAAACCAAACACAATGGTAACGGCCATTGATTGGAAGAAAGGATCAGACATTAGCGGCAACATACCTAACATGGTAGTAAGTGCGGCCATACCTACCGGGCGAACTCGGCTTACTGACGAGTGGTAAACTGCATCGTAAGCTGCTCGGCCTTCTTTTAGCTCAATGTTTATCTGGTCTACCAGTACAATGCTGTTTTTAATAATCATCCCGCTTAAACTCAACATGCCTAAAATGGCCATAAAGCTGAGTGGGGCATCTAGCGCTAACAAGCCAAAGCTCACACCAATAATGGATAGCGGTACCGTTAGCCAAATCACCAACGGCTGCCTAATCGAGTTAAATAGCAGCACCGTTAGCAGGAACATGGCTAAATATCCCATCGGCACAGAACCGCCAATGCCTTTTTGCGCCTCGGTTGAGGTTTCGTACTCGCCACCCCATTCCAGCGAATAGCCTTCTGGTAAGTTGATGGCTTCAACTTTATGGCGCACTTTTCTTAATAGTGAATCCGCCGTTTCTGCACTGTTATTGGCAGGGTCAGCCAGCACCGTTACTAAGCGTTTTCTATCGCGGCGCATAATAATGGGATCTTCCCACTCGGTATCAAAATTAGATACGAATTGGGTAATCGGAACAAAGCTTGAGTACTTTGAACTCCATATCTGCAAGCCATTTAAGTTAGCTTGGCGTTCGCTAGCGGGAGCGCGCGCCACAATAGGCAGCAAGTGTGAGCCATCACGATACACGCCAATTTCTTCACCGTTAAAGTGTCGTAGTAATGCCGCATCAAGATCTTGCTTGCTGATGCCTATTTCACGGGCTCGGGCTAAGTCTATTTGCGGTCGCACTAGCATCACTTGGTTGCGCCAATCGTGGCGAATGTTATCGGCTGTGGGCTCGTCTCTAAGAATGGCTATCGCGCTATCGGCGAGCTGACGTAATACTTGCGGGTCGTCACCATAAAAGCGCGCTTCTATTTTGGCTGCTGGCGAGGGCCCATTAATAATCAATTTAACGCGGTATTCAGCCTCAGAGAAATCTTGGCGTAAGGTTGCTTCTACCCAAGGCAAGAACACATTCAGGCTGGCTAAATCGTCCATTTCTATCAAAAGCTGCGCATAAGCCGGATAGGCTTTTTCAGGCTGATAAGGCAGCGCGAAACGCTGTGAACCTTGGCCTACTACCGAGGTGATATTGGCAATGCCATGCGCCGAATCGGCTTTCTTAGCAAGCAGTGTTTTCTCAATGTCACCGACAAATTTTTCTGTGGCTAAAATATCGGTCCCCTCGGGTAACCAGATATCCACCATAAAAATAGGCGTGGTTGAGGCTGCAAAAAATACATTTTTCACCTTGCTCATGCCAAACATGGCAGAGCCTAGCATGGCAATAACAATCAAAACGGTGATGATCCGATAACGCATCGCCGTATTTAAAATGCTGCGATAAATGCTAAATATTACGCCTTTGTAAGGTTCTTGCTCGGCACTGTCTTGATCGCCGTCTTTAAACAACAAGTAGCAGAAAAACGGCGTAATGGTGATCGCGGTAATCCAGCTAATAGAAAGCGATATAAGCAATACTTGGAATAGCGATAAACAGAATTCACCAGTAGCATCCGACGACAGCCCAATAGGGGCAAACGCCATGATGGCAATGACGGTGGCACCGAGTAGTGGCCATTGGGTTTGGCTTACCACCTTGGCGGCTGCTTGTTTACGGCTTAAACCTTGTTTAAGCCCAATAATGATCCCTTCGGTAACCACAATTGCATTATCAACTAACATACCAAGGGCAATAATTAACGCCCCTAAAGAGATGTTTTGCAGTTGAATGTTGAGCGCGTTCATTACGATAAAGGTGCCCAAAATAGTAATAACTAATACGGCCCCCATGAGCAGGTCAGATCTAGCGCCCATAAATACCAGTAACACTACAATTACAATGGCGATAGATTGCGCCAAATTGGTTAAGAAGCCGCTGACTGATTGCTCTACCATTTTGCCTTGGTCGTAAATCACATTAATCTGCATACCTATTGGCATTTCAGTTTTCAGCTCAGCAAGCTTGGCGGTTATTAGTTTCGATATATCAACAACATTTACACCCGAGGCGTATGACATCCCCATCGATAAAGCGTTATTGCCGTTATCGTGGTAAATCTGGCTTGGGGTCTCGGTGGTGGTACGGTATATGTCTGCTATATCGCCCAAGTAAACTAAGTTATCGCTACTGGGAGGGCTGACTAAAATGTCTTTCATTTCAGATTCATCGACAAATTCACCAGTAGGGTGAATCCGAATTCTATTGCCGTTTACTAGCGCTTTACCGGCATTAGATACCACATTTTGCGTTTGCAGTAAGTCGTATATGTAAGCGGGATCGAGACCCAAAGCACTCAGCTTTTGTTGGCTAATTTCTATCAGTATTTGTTCTTGAGGGGCGCCGACAACCGACACCTTTTTAACCCCTGGTGTAAGCACTAATTCGCGTCGAACTAAATCACTGTAGTTTTTCAGTTCACGGTAGCTATAACCTTCGCCGGTAATATTCACTAAGTAGCCATATACGTCTGAGAAGTCATCAATGACTAATGGCGTTTGCACTCCCGGTGGCAGCAGGCCTTGTGTGTCGCTAATTTTTCGTCTGAGCTCATCCCATACTTGTGGCAAGGTTGCTTTATTATATTGCTCGCTCATCTCAACTTCGATTTGCGACAAGCCCGCACTGTTAATTGAAGACACATGTTTTATTTGCGACATCTTTTGCAGCGCATCTTCTAATTGCAGCGTTACCTCTTCTTCTACTTGTTCTGCACTTGCTCCTGGGTAGTTGGTAATAACGAGCGCGGTTTTAATCGTAAATTCTGGTTGTTCTAATTGGCCCAAACCAGTAAATGATATGGCGCCCCCCACTAACATCAGTATCACGACCATCCAGCTAATGACTTTGTGGTTGATACTATACAGCGCAGCATTCATGGTTAAACTCCTCGCGCCCAATGTAGCGGCTTGATCAGTTCGTTACCGGTGAGAGAATTAACGCCGCTAGCTACAACCCTATCGCCTTTATCTAAGCCTGATAATACTTCCACTCCGTTAGCATGAATCCTACCCAAAGAAATGGGAGTAAGTTGCAGAGATTGTGAGCTTGCTTGATATACCCAAACACTGGCTATTGGCGTACCGTTGGTGGCCTCGATGTTGCTATCTCGAACAATGGCGGTAAGCGGCAGTATGGCAATAGGTGTTTGCTTTGAATGGGCTGACGGCAGCTTAATAACCACCGATGTACTCATACCCGGTAGCAAGTGTAATTGCTCAGGCGGCGTTAAATGAAACGTCATCTCGTAGGTTTGGGTTCCCTCGGCGGCAAGATTGCTATGTTCTTTATAAGTGAGTTTTAAGGCTTGGTTATTCAATTGAGCAAAAGCGTCCACATCCTCGAGAGAAGCGTCATTTTGCAAACTCAAAAGCATAGATTCTGGCAGTTGAATTTTTAGCTCGAAAACCTTGGTATTTTGTAAGGTCACAATCGCTTGATGGGGCTGAACCATTTGGTAATTGTCGGTATGCACCTTTGCTACAACACCAGAAAAGGGCGCGTAAATAGTGGTGTAGCTCAATTGATCTTTGCTACTGCGTAAGGTGGCCTCTGCCGACTTTAAGGTGGCGCTAGCGCTGTCAAAATCGGCTGGGGAAATGAGCTTACGCTTTAATAACGTTTGGATACGAGCAAAGTCTGCTTGAGCCAGTTCAAAATTCGCTTCGGCATTTAACAGTGCGTTTGCAGCATCGCGTTTATCTAGCTGAGTAAGAATTTGTCCACGCGCGACTTTTTGCCCTTCAATCAAATCGAGTTTCACCAGCTCTCCGCTAATGCGAAAGGCGAGTTCGGCCTGCTGACTAGCAAAAATTTTAGCCGGAAACGTCCGCTCTAGAGACGGTACAGATTGATCAATATCGATCAACTTAACCGGTCTAGGTTTCACTATTGGAGTGGCAGCGGCGTTGGCCGACAAGTCACATCCAGAGATGAATGTTGATACAAGCACTACGAGTGCAATCTGATATTGAGTGGGAATAAGCATACTTACCTTGCTCTTAGTATTATAAGAAGCGCTTAGTATAGGTAGCTTTAAAGTTTGCAAAAACATAACAGTTCGAAACTTTATGTTCTGAATTATGGGATTGAAATGTTAAGCTTTAGCTGAGCAATAACCCTAAAGGACCAGCATTGCCATGAAAACGGAAGACATTAAGTTATTTCACTTTATTGTGGACTCTGGCAATTTAACTAAGGCTTCAGAACGGCTTGATCTGCCTAAATCTAACCTTAGTCGTCGGCTTAAAAATCTCGAAGATGAGTTAACCGTGGATCTGTTTCATCGGCATCAGCGAACCATGACCTTGTCTGAGAATGGTCGGCAATTTTACCAACGTACCAAACCTTTAATCTTCGAATTAGAAACAACCATTGAAGAGATGACTACCGAGTCGCCAGAACTGAGTGGCTACCTGCGTATTCAGCTTTTACCGCTGCCTGGCAACCATAAGTTTGAGGATATAATTTTTAGGTTTATGGCGCTGCACCCCAAGGTACATATTGAAATTATTACCAGTGCAGATGAGCGCGACCTCATTGAACACAACATTGATGTTGCCTTTAGAATTGGCAAGCGTTTAGACGATTCTAATCTGATTGCTCGGCCACTAAAAACGGTTCCCTTTGGTTACTATGCTAGCCCTGAATATTTAGCCAAGCAGGGTGGTTTGCCTCAAACCGAGCAAGAGCTTACTCAGCACCGCTTTATTATAAGCCGCTTACCGAACGGGAAGTTGGCTAAGCAACTGCCTTTATCTAAGGGTCATAGCTTTGAAGCAAAAGGCAGGCTGGTGGTTAATCATGAAGCGTTGTTGCTGCATGCATGTTTGGAGCACCAAGGTGTTTCATACGTACCTGCTCACATAACCCAACAAGCCGTTCAACAAGGGCAATTGGTTCACTTGTTACCAGAGATGGACGCACTAACCACAACGGGTTGGTTGGTGTACCCCACTAAAGCGAGTCTTTCTATGGCTGCCAAGGCGTTAATTGAATTCTTATTTGAGGGGATTGAAGGGCTAACTCTTGAGGATGCTAATTAAAGCGGCTTTGGTTTATGCCATCGCCGACAGCAAACCAGTATTGGCTGTACTCTTGAACAAAAAAACTACCGATACGGTAGTTTTTTTGTAGCAAAATATGCTCGCTTAGGTGCGCCTTGAGACGCCGCTATAATTGTGCGTGTTTTATCGATCGCTTCATAATGGCCGAAAACTGGTCACCACTGCTATTTGCCGATACCAATAACCAGCCGTGTTGGTGTAAATGGTTTACGGCATCAATCGGCGAGTTGAAAGAAATAACGCTGCCATTCTCATCGCGTAATAGATCGTTGTTACGCAGCCCTATTTTAAGCTCTTGACCAAAATCTACCGCTACTTTCCATTTGGTTAAGCTGAGTAACTTACCGCTGGCCATCACCATTGCGTACTCTTCGCTGGGCTGAGTGGCAGCTTCACTTGCTTCTACCGTTACGCTTAGCAGTAACATTAAAACAATAGAAGCTAGCATGCCTTGTACTATCGCAGTGCGTTTACGGATGTTTCTATTCAGTGTTTGGGGATTCATTATAAAATGTCTCTCTCTATTAAGGTTTGCGTAGTAAATCAATAATGTCGTAGGCCGCTTGATAGAGCTTATTGAAGTGCTCATAAGGTGCCGGTAACTCACTGGCGATACGGCTGTTAATGGCGATAATGGTGCCTGAATCTGGGTCAGCCCAAATAAGCTGGCCGCCCCAACCACTATGGCCCACTCCGTAGTCGTTCATAATTGCCGATTTGTAATAGCGAGATTCAATATTGGTGAGTTCGGCAGGAACAACTTCGCCCTCTTTTTGTGCGTGTTTAATGTCTTGTTTTACTGCGTTTGTATCTTCAATTAATAAACGACCGTAGCGGGCAAAGTCTAAGCTGGCACTCATCATAGAGGCACCAATCATCGGTACACCTTCAAAATCGGTACCCATAAACACGGTTTTTTCTCCGCCGATATCGTGCATTAGCTCGCGTACCAATTGAGCGGCAGGTGTTTCAGTCGCGGCTTCAAGAATCAGCATTAATACATTGGTATTAATGGTGGCGTAATTGGCTATTTCACCTTGCCATTGGTTACTCGCGCCCATGGCATCAATGTCAGAGGCAAATTCACGCAGGGTTTGGCGCTTATCGTTACGCTGTAAACCAATCACACGTTCGTCGTTATCAAACATCTCTAAGGCTTGTGGGTCGCCTGTGTAGGCGGCCAACTCAGAGATACTATGATTTACCGCCATGTTGGCTACGTCGCCCACGGTGCGGCCTCTAAAGCCAGCGCCAATATCGGGAAGGTAGCTTTCTACTTTGTCATCTAACTGTATTTGACCGGCTTTAAGCGCTCGGCTTAGCAGAACATAACCCATCGATTTAGTTGATGACTGGTCAGAATAAATGGTAGAGCGGTCGCTATCTCGATAGTGCTCTAACATGACGTCGCCCTGTTTGTTCATGACTACAATGCTCGCCACGGCTGGATGGTTAATTAAGCGGGCTACAGAGTCAATTTCATGTAAATCGTAATTGCGCATTTGATGGTTAAGAGGAAAACTGTTTTGCGCATTCACTGCCATAATGTTTGGGGTAATAGATGGCAAATTAACTAAGCCCTGGGCGCGTTGTTGCTGCCAGGTATCAATGTTTAAAGGGGTTTGGTTAGAAGGCGCGGCACTTACGTTGCTAGTGCCAATTATCACTGTAGTGATTGCTGCTATGAGTTGTGTTTTAAGTTTCTTTTTGTTGTTCATGGTCGTTCCACCTATTGGTTTAGGCGACTCCTGCCTAATGCTAACAACTTGATCCTCAAGCTGTATCTGTTCGCTGTTGCGTTTCAATAAAGCCACTATAAAGGATAGTTATTTCGTAATATGAATTGGGTTAGAGGTAAATTCCATTTTATGAACAGTGAAGGGGTCAGCGAAGAGAGCAGTAAAAAGAACAGCAAAAGGGAAAAGCTTGCTTAACACTGATGTTTAACAAAACGAGGGATGCTGTAGTTAAAATGACCAAGAAACAGTTAGGGGTAAGGTAGCGGGTAAAGAATCACACACCTTTAATCTTGCTCGAAGTTTGAACTTAATAAGGCGTGTTAACTAGATAATTTATACAGAGGTGGTAGCGACTAAACTATTTGCTTGTTAAGTGGCAAATCTGCTGGTGGATCGCTAACTAAAACCTGCGGCCTACACTTACGCTAAAGGGAACATCAAAGCCGGGGTTGGGTGGCAGTAAATCAGCATTAGAAAGGTGGCGCCAAGAGAAGCTTAGCTCCCAATCTCTGTTCTCGCCAAAGTAGGCCCCAAAGGTAATAAAATCGTTGAACAAAAATGTAGAGCCCTGTTCTTGATAACCTAACTTGTTGGATGACATTATTGAAGGGCCCGCGGTAAAACCTAAGTAAGGGTCAAAGCCTTCTCTACTGTCTAAATAGTAGCGAACGGTTGGCAATACTGAATAAACATCAACCTTGCTGTTTACGTCTACATCAGTAGTTAAACGGCTATATCCAGCACCTAGCAGAATCTCCCAGCGCTTAGTCTCTCCAAATCGTTGCTGTAAAAACGTGTAGTTAATATCGAAAACAGCATTGTTTTGTCTGTCTACATTAGCCCCTACTTGCGGCCCATAACCCAAGCCAATATTTAGCTGTCCGGCGACAACCGGCAGGCTAAGGGCGACAAAACTAAGACTCGCCACTAACGGTCTCATTTTTTGGAAGCCGGTTTTTGTTTTCAATAGCGAGTTGTTGTTACTCATTAAGCTTGTCTCTCTGCTGTGTGCTGTTAATTACAGAGCAAACAGTAAACAAAGCTGTTTCCGAAATATGAACAAACAACTAAGCTGTATTACATATTATGCAAACGGTAGTGATAGCAATGGCCGAGTTAAATACCCAAGGTTTTGAGTTTTTTGGTGAAGACGAGCAACGTTTTAGAATGATGCTAATAGAGCGAGTAGAGGCCTACATGGTGCACAATAACATCACTAAAAGCGCTTTGGCCGACAAAGCCGGCATAGGTAAAACCGCCTTTTACAGTAAAATGGATAAAGCCCAAGGGAGCCAGTTTACGGTGTCTGACTTATTTAGAATGGGCAAAGTGTTAGACGTAAGTATTTTGCAGTTTTTCCCAGTAGACGAGATAGACAGGCAGCAAGGCGGGCAGTTAGCGGTGCCAGCCAGTGTATTAAAGCTAATGGATGAAATGATGGGCATGCCCACAGAAGATATAGAGTTACTGCATGCATTAATGAGAACTTTACAGCAGCATAAACGAATAGATGGCGTAAAGTGAATAAGGCCTGTTTAATTAGTGAACACTTTTTGGGGTAAACTAACGCGGCTAAGCGAGTCGCTTTACAGGTGATTTATTTTTATTGAATTTTTTGCTGTGGATTAGATTAACTAATGCTTGTTACGGTTAGCTTAGGCTTAGATATAGTGGTTAAATTCAAGTTTACGAGAATAAATTAGTGATAAAGCCAGTTTATAGGCGGTTTTATTAGTGTTTAGCGCTGCTTTATCCGATTTTAGGCTAAAGCTTGTCACAAGGCTGTTAAGTGAATGTAAGCAGAATGGACGCGCTATAGATTAGCTCAATTTGTGATTAACGTTTTACAGTGGCGCGCTTGTAGCTATAATCGTTCAGCATTGGCAGGGGGAGTTTATCCTTCGTGTCCTCATAATAAAGGGAACAGCACATGACACAGCAAACGGTACTTCATCAAGCACACTTAGATGCAGGCGCAAAATTAGTTGATTTTCACGGCTGGGAAATGCCGATCAACTATGGTTCTCAAATCGAAGAACACCACGCGGTTCGTCAAGCGGCTGGCATGTTTGATGTATCCCACATGACCATTGTTGATGTGCAGGGCGAACAAGCCCAAGCCTTCCTGCGTAAGCTGCTGGCGAACGATGTAGCCAAGCTAACAGTTAAAGGCAAAGCGCTATATGGCGGTATGCTTAACCATGACGGTGGCGTAATCGATGATTTGATTACCTACTATTTTAGCGAAACCGAATATCGCTTAGTGGTTAACTCGGCCACCCGCGAAAAAGATCTAGCTTGGATCAATCAACAATCCAGTGCTTATCAGGTAGAAATTATAGAGCGCCCAGAGCTGGCGATGATCGCCGTGCAAGGCCCTAAAGCTAAAACCCTCACTGCTGCGGTATTAGATAACGATCAAAATCTTGCTATTGAAGGTATGAAGCCGTTTTTTGGGGTGCAAGCGGGTGATTTATTTATCGCCACTACCGGTTACACCGGTGAGCAAGGCTACGAGATTGTAGTGCCGCAAGATAAAGCGGTTGAATTATGGAAAGCCCTAGAAGCGCAAGGCGTACAACCTTGCGGCTTGGGCGCGCGCGATACCCTACGCTTAGAAGCCGGCATGAACCTTTATGGCCAAGATATGGACGAAACCATATCACCATTAGCGGCTAACATGGGCTGGACCATTGCATGGGCCCCAGAAGACCGTGACTTTATTGGCCGCCAAGCCCTAGCAGCACAAAAAGCCGAAGGCACCGACAAGCTGGTGGGCTTAATCATGGAAACCAAAGGCGTAATGCGTGCAGGCCAAGCGGTTACGGTAGTGAATGAGTTTGGCGAGGCCCTTCCTGGCATCGTTACTAGCGGCACTTTTTCTCCCACTTTAGGCCAAAGTATTGCCCTTGCTCGCATCGCTGATTGCGACGTAGATGAAGCCTTAGTGGAAATGCGCAAAAAACAGGTTAAAGTGAAAGTAGTAAAACCTGTTTTTGTGCGTAATGGCGCCAAAGTGTAAGCCATTTAGTTACTCGATTATGTAGATTTGAATTAACCCTTAAAATTAGAACTTAAAGGAATAGAATTATGGCTAATATCCCTGCCGAACTGCGTTATGCCAGTACTCATGAATGGGTACGCTCTGAAGGCGACGGCGTTTACACCGTTGGCATTAGTGAACATGCTCAAGAGCTATTGGGTGATATGGTGTTTATTGATCTGCCAGACGTTGGTGACGACATCGATGCCGGTGATGATTGCGCAGTAGCTGAATCAGTGAAAGCGGCTTCAGACATCTACGCTCCTTTAAGTGGCGAAGTGTTAGAAATTAACGAAGACTTAGAAGATTCGCCAGAGCTAGTAAACAGCGATGCTTACGGCGACGGCTGGATGTTCAAAGTTAAAGTGAGCGACGAAACAGAAGTAGAAAACCTGCTGTCTGCCGAAGACTACTCCGCTACCATCGAAG is a window from the Agarivorans sp. TSD2052 genome containing:
- the gcvT gene encoding glycine cleavage system aminomethyltransferase GcvT, encoding MTQQTVLHQAHLDAGAKLVDFHGWEMPINYGSQIEEHHAVRQAAGMFDVSHMTIVDVQGEQAQAFLRKLLANDVAKLTVKGKALYGGMLNHDGGVIDDLITYYFSETEYRLVVNSATREKDLAWINQQSSAYQVEIIERPELAMIAVQGPKAKTLTAAVLDNDQNLAIEGMKPFFGVQAGDLFIATTGYTGEQGYEIVVPQDKAVELWKALEAQGVQPCGLGARDTLRLEAGMNLYGQDMDETISPLAANMGWTIAWAPEDRDFIGRQALAAQKAEGTDKLVGLIMETKGVMRAGQAVTVVNEFGEALPGIVTSGTFSPTLGQSIALARIADCDVDEALVEMRKKQVKVKVVKPVFVRNGAKV
- the tolC gene encoding outer membrane channel protein TolC; this translates as MNYRTNMLLLSFSLATLALPTQADDLLQIYQLAQEKDPQILQSKAQRDIAFEKITESRAALLPQLAFSAGINYTSTSNSLVDSTTNNSANIGLSQSLYSQSYWTNLSITEKSATRADALYMSDQQSLIIRVSKAYFKVLRANDNLNFVAANKTAVERQLEQTKQRFNVGLTAITDVHEAQAEYDRTLAEEIQANNNLANSYEALRELTGLKHQQLKVLNTQRFQPSELEQNASYWLDSATDANLTLNAQRIAKEIAQQQIKLAQSGHLPTLNLTAGIGYTNNQYGNDSYDTNYGGETNTGNIGLEFNWPIYLGGSINSQVTQAQFSYVASSEALEQSYRALQSTVNSVVNNVSASVGSVKAFEQTVISSNSALAATEAGFEVGTRTIVDVQDATRNLYSAMNDLANARYDYILNMLSLKQAAGRLTEDDVRLVNAGLIDPL
- a CDS encoding XRE family transcriptional regulator, coding for MQTVVIAMAELNTQGFEFFGEDEQRFRMMLIERVEAYMVHNNITKSALADKAGIGKTAFYSKMDKAQGSQFTVSDLFRMGKVLDVSILQFFPVDEIDRQQGGQLAVPASVLKLMDEMMGMPTEDIELLHALMRTLQQHKRIDGVK
- a CDS encoding LysR family transcriptional regulator gives rise to the protein MKTEDIKLFHFIVDSGNLTKASERLDLPKSNLSRRLKNLEDELTVDLFHRHQRTMTLSENGRQFYQRTKPLIFELETTIEEMTTESPELSGYLRIQLLPLPGNHKFEDIIFRFMALHPKVHIEIITSADERDLIEHNIDVAFRIGKRLDDSNLIARPLKTVPFGYYASPEYLAKQGGLPQTEQELTQHRFIISRLPNGKLAKQLPLSKGHSFEAKGRLVVNHEALLLHACLEHQGVSYVPAHITQQAVQQGQLVHLLPEMDALTTTGWLVYPTKASLSMAAKALIEFLFEGIEGLTLEDAN
- a CDS encoding efflux RND transporter periplasmic adaptor subunit, which gives rise to MLIPTQYQIALVVLVSTFISGCDLSANAAATPIVKPRPVKLIDIDQSVPSLERTFPAKIFASQQAELAFRISGELVKLDLIEGQKVARGQILTQLDKRDAANALLNAEANFELAQADFARIQTLLKRKLISPADFDSASATLKSAEATLRSSKDQLSYTTIYAPFSGVVAKVHTDNYQMVQPHQAIVTLQNTKVFELKIQLPESMLLSLQNDASLEDVDAFAQLNNQALKLTYKEHSNLAAEGTQTYEMTFHLTPPEQLHLLPGMSTSVVIKLPSAHSKQTPIAILPLTAIVRDSNIEATNGTPIASVWVYQASSQSLQLTPISLGRIHANGVEVLSGLDKGDRVVASGVNSLTGNELIKPLHWARGV
- the gcvH gene encoding glycine cleavage system protein GcvH; the encoded protein is MANIPAELRYASTHEWVRSEGDGVYTVGISEHAQELLGDMVFIDLPDVGDDIDAGDDCAVAESVKAASDIYAPLSGEVLEINEDLEDSPELVNSDAYGDGWMFKVKVSDETEVENLLSAEDYSATIEEDE
- a CDS encoding serine hydrolase domain-containing protein, giving the protein MNNKKKLKTQLIAAITTVIIGTSNVSAAPSNQTPLNIDTWQQQRAQGLVNLPSITPNIMAVNAQNSFPLNHQMRNYDLHEIDSVARLINHPAVASIVVMNKQGDVMLEHYRDSDRSTIYSDQSSTKSMGYVLLSRALKAGQIQLDDKVESYLPDIGAGFRGRTVGDVANMAVNHSISELAAYTGDPQALEMFDNDERVIGLQRNDKRQTLREFASDIDAMGASNQWQGEIANYATINTNVLMLILEAATETPAAQLVRELMHDIGGEKTVFMGTDFEGVPMIGASMMSASLDFARYGRLLIEDTNAVKQDIKHAQKEGEVVPAELTNIESRYYKSAIMNDYGVGHSGWGGQLIWADPDSGTIIAINSRIASELPAPYEHFNKLYQAAYDIIDLLRKP
- a CDS encoding acyloxyacyl hydrolase; amino-acid sequence: MSNNNSLLKTKTGFQKMRPLVASLSFVALSLPVVAGQLNIGLGYGPQVGANVDRQNNAVFDINYTFLQQRFGETKRWEILLGAGYSRLTTDVDVNSKVDVYSVLPTVRYYLDSREGFDPYLGFTAGPSIMSSNKLGYQEQGSTFLFNDFITFGAYFGENRDWELSFSWRHLSNADLLPPNPGFDVPFSVSVGRRF
- a CDS encoding efflux RND transporter permease subunit, translated to MNAALYSINHKVISWMVVILMLVGGAISFTGLGQLEQPEFTIKTALVITNYPGASAEQVEEEVTLQLEDALQKMSQIKHVSSINSAGLSQIEVEMSEQYNKATLPQVWDELRRKISDTQGLLPPGVQTPLVIDDFSDVYGYLVNITGEGYSYRELKNYSDLVRRELVLTPGVKKVSVVGAPQEQILIEISQQKLSALGLDPAYIYDLLQTQNVVSNAGKALVNGNRIRIHPTGEFVDESEMKDILVSPPSSDNLVYLGDIADIYRTTTETPSQIYHDNGNNALSMGMSYASGVNVVDISKLITAKLAELKTEMPIGMQINVIYDQGKMVEQSVSGFLTNLAQSIAIVIVVLLVFMGARSDLLMGAVLVITILGTFIVMNALNIQLQNISLGALIIALGMLVDNAIVVTEGIIIGLKQGLSRKQAAAKVVSQTQWPLLGATVIAIMAFAPIGLSSDATGEFCLSLFQVLLISLSISWITAITITPFFCYLLFKDGDQDSAEQEPYKGVIFSIYRSILNTAMRYRIITVLIVIAMLGSAMFGMSKVKNVFFAASTTPIFMVDIWLPEGTDILATEKFVGDIEKTLLAKKADSAHGIANITSVVGQGSQRFALPYQPEKAYPAYAQLLIEMDDLASLNVFLPWVEATLRQDFSEAEYRVKLIINGPSPAAKIEARFYGDDPQVLRQLADSAIAILRDEPTADNIRHDWRNQVMLVRPQIDLARAREIGISKQDLDAALLRHFNGEEIGVYRDGSHLLPIVARAPASERQANLNGLQIWSSKYSSFVPITQFVSNFDTEWEDPIIMRRDRKRLVTVLADPANNSAETADSLLRKVRHKVEAINLPEGYSLEWGGEYETSTEAQKGIGGSVPMGYLAMFLLTVLLFNSIRQPLVIWLTVPLSIIGVSFGLLALDAPLSFMAILGMLSLSGMIIKNSIVLVDQINIELKEGRAAYDAVYHSSVSRVRPVGMAALTTMLGMLPLMSDPFFQSMAVTIVFGLGFATVLTLVVLPVIYTLVFRIKVPKPIVT